Proteins co-encoded in one Ponticoccus alexandrii genomic window:
- the mreC gene encoding rod shape-determining protein MreC — MASDRSNPDDFTAPLKRLLLAILVLCLSGIFLVWRIDSPRVERFRAHVIDAVVPRMDWAMAPVTGSVRLFRDFQSYQRLHEQNQELRRELRQMTAWKEAALQLEQENARLRDLNNVQLDPRLTYITAVVLADSGSPFRQSALINVGSRDGIVDGWATMDGIGLVGRISGVGNNTSRVILLTDTTSRIPAEIQPSGQRALVVGDNTPAPPIDFLENPDLVRPGDRIVTSGDGEVFPPGLLIGQVAQDPGGRLRVRLSADYERLEFLRVLRDHGARRVSGPSSLILPEVPPAPPSQAEEPPAARGGR; from the coding sequence ATGGCCAGCGACCGCAGCAACCCGGACGATTTCACCGCCCCGCTGAAGCGTCTGCTTCTGGCGATCCTCGTGCTGTGCCTCAGCGGCATCTTTCTCGTCTGGCGCATCGACAGCCCACGGGTCGAACGGTTTCGCGCCCATGTGATCGACGCCGTCGTGCCGCGCATGGACTGGGCCATGGCGCCGGTCACCGGCAGCGTGCGGCTGTTTCGCGACTTCCAGTCCTACCAGCGCCTGCACGAGCAGAACCAGGAACTGCGCCGCGAGTTGCGCCAGATGACCGCATGGAAAGAGGCCGCCCTGCAGCTGGAGCAGGAAAACGCCCGGCTGCGCGACCTCAACAACGTCCAGCTGGACCCGCGCCTGACCTATATCACCGCCGTGGTGCTGGCCGACTCCGGCTCGCCCTTCCGGCAGTCGGCGCTGATCAACGTTGGCTCGCGCGACGGCATCGTCGACGGCTGGGCCACGATGGACGGCATCGGCCTCGTCGGCCGGATTTCAGGCGTCGGCAACAACACCAGCCGGGTGATCCTGCTGACCGATACCACCAGCCGCATCCCGGCGGAAATCCAACCCTCGGGGCAGCGCGCGCTGGTGGTGGGCGACAATACCCCCGCGCCGCCGATCGACTTTCTGGAAAACCCCGACCTCGTGCGTCCCGGCGACCGCATCGTCACCTCGGGCGACGGCGAGGTCTTTCCCCCCGGCCTGCTGATCGGGCAGGTGGCGCAGGACCCGGGCGGGCGCCTGCGCGTGCGCCTGTCCGCCGATTACGAACGGCTGGAATTCCTGCGCGTACTGCGCGACCACGGCGCCCGCCGCGTGTCCGGCCCTTCGTCGCTGATCCTGCCAGAGGTGCCCCCCGCCCCACCCAGCCAGGCGGAAGAGCCCCCCGCCGCCCGCGGAGGCCGCTAG
- a CDS encoding flavin-dependent oxidoreductase, protein MTESRVIIAGGGIGGLAVALTLHEIGVPFTVYEAVRELKPLGVGINLQPNAVRELFDMGLGPEALDGVGLKAREWALVGLNGRDIYAEPRGLEAGYNWPQYAVHRGAFHMLLYRTLLERAGPDAVKTGSRVTGYRKEADGTVTGFFEHADGAFEDHGALLISGEGIHSALRAQMHPEQPPIHWGGAIMWRGVTRAKPIRTGSSFVGLGTHRHRMVIYPISAPDENGEALVNWIAERTLDDSEEWRETGWFRPVSVDSFVHHFDGFRYDWLDVPALLHGAEVAYENPMIDRDPVPTWVDGPVALMGDAAHAMYPTGSNGASQAVIDARTLGVCLLKHGVSPDALAAFDARLCGPVSQLVLRNRGAGPFGLLKMVHDRCGGTFEDIDAVIPAEERAAFMADYKRAAGFAIDALNAAPRTIPEGARVKA, encoded by the coding sequence ATGACCGAGAGCCGAGTGATCATCGCGGGCGGCGGCATCGGCGGGCTGGCGGTGGCGCTGACCCTGCACGAGATCGGCGTGCCCTTCACCGTCTACGAGGCGGTGCGCGAGCTGAAGCCGCTGGGTGTGGGCATCAACCTGCAACCCAATGCCGTGCGAGAGCTTTTCGACATGGGGCTGGGGCCCGAGGCGCTGGACGGCGTCGGCCTGAAGGCCCGCGAATGGGCCTTGGTTGGGCTGAACGGTCGCGACATCTATGCCGAGCCGCGCGGACTGGAGGCGGGGTATAACTGGCCGCAATACGCGGTGCACCGGGGCGCCTTCCACATGCTGCTCTACCGAACCCTGCTGGAGCGCGCCGGCCCAGATGCGGTGAAGACCGGGTCGCGGGTCACCGGCTACCGCAAGGAGGCAGACGGCACGGTCACGGGCTTCTTCGAGCACGCCGACGGTGCCTTCGAGGATCATGGCGCGCTGCTGATCTCGGGTGAGGGCATCCATTCCGCCCTGCGCGCCCAGATGCACCCCGAGCAGCCGCCGATCCACTGGGGCGGCGCGATCATGTGGCGCGGTGTGACCCGGGCGAAACCGATCCGCACCGGGTCGAGCTTCGTCGGTCTCGGCACGCACCGGCACCGGATGGTGATCTACCCGATCTCGGCCCCGGACGAGAATGGCGAGGCGCTGGTCAACTGGATCGCGGAACGCACGCTCGACGATAGCGAAGAGTGGCGTGAGACCGGCTGGTTCCGCCCGGTCTCGGTCGACAGCTTCGTGCATCACTTCGACGGCTTCCGCTATGACTGGCTGGACGTGCCCGCGCTATTGCATGGCGCCGAAGTGGCCTACGAGAACCCGATGATCGACCGCGACCCGGTGCCCACATGGGTCGACGGTCCGGTTGCGCTGATGGGCGACGCGGCCCATGCGATGTACCCGACCGGTTCCAACGGCGCGAGCCAGGCGGTGATCGACGCCCGCACGCTGGGGGTCTGCCTGCTGAAACACGGAGTTTCACCCGACGCGCTGGCCGCCTTCGACGCACGCCTCTGCGGCCCGGTCTCGCAACTGGTGCTGCGCAATCGGGGCGCCGGTCCCTTCGGCTTGCTGAAAATGGTGCACGACCGCTGCGGCGGCACCTTCGAGGATATCGACGCGGTGATCCCGGCAGAGGAACGCGCGGCCTTCATGGCCGATTACAAGCGCGCCGCGGGCTTTGCCATCGACGCACTGAATGCGGCGCCCCGGACGATCCCCGAAGGCGCGCGGGTCAAGGCCTGA
- a CDS encoding 2-hydroxyacid dehydrogenase: MPNILFAATTDRWADYEAPLTAALDATGLDYRLATEMPPEEVDYIVYAPNSAVQDFTPYNRLKAVLNLWAGVENVTGNETLRAPLARMVDDEGLGQGMVEWVTGHVLRHHLGMDTHIVNPDRTWDDTAPPLSRDRPVTILGLGTLGQACAKALRGLGFPVTGWSRSAKQLSGVRCLNGAEGLGVALDGARIVVLLLPDTAATENTLDAGALARLAPGAVVLNPGRGPLIDDEALLAALDSGQVGHATLDVFRVEPLPVDHPYWAHPKVTVTPHIASATRPESAARVIAENIRRGEAGEPLLHLVDRAAGY, translated from the coding sequence ATGCCGAACATCCTCTTCGCCGCGACCACCGACCGCTGGGCGGACTACGAGGCGCCCCTGACCGCCGCGCTGGATGCCACCGGGCTGGACTACCGGCTGGCGACCGAGATGCCACCGGAGGAGGTGGATTACATCGTCTACGCGCCCAATTCCGCGGTGCAGGACTTTACCCCCTACAACCGGCTGAAAGCGGTGCTGAACCTCTGGGCCGGGGTCGAGAACGTCACCGGGAACGAGACGCTCAGGGCGCCGCTGGCGCGCATGGTCGACGACGAGGGGTTGGGGCAGGGCATGGTGGAATGGGTGACCGGGCACGTCCTGCGCCATCACCTTGGCATGGATACGCATATCGTGAACCCGGACCGGACATGGGACGACACCGCCCCGCCACTGTCGCGGGACCGGCCCGTGACCATCCTCGGCCTTGGCACGCTGGGACAGGCCTGCGCCAAGGCGCTGAGGGGGCTGGGGTTCCCGGTCACCGGCTGGAGCCGCTCTGCCAAGCAGCTGTCCGGCGTGCGCTGCCTGAACGGCGCAGAGGGGCTGGGCGTGGCGCTGGACGGCGCCCGGATCGTGGTTCTGCTATTGCCCGACACCGCCGCGACAGAGAACACGCTGGATGCCGGGGCGCTGGCGCGGCTGGCGCCGGGGGCCGTGGTGCTGAACCCGGGCCGCGGGCCGCTGATCGACGACGAGGCCCTGCTGGCGGCGCTGGACTCCGGTCAGGTCGGCCATGCCACGCTGGACGTCTTCCGGGTGGAACCCCTGCCCGTCGATCACCCCTACTGGGCGCATCCGAAGGTGACCGTGACGCCGCATATCGCCTCGGCCACCCGGCCCGAGAGCGCGGCGCGGGTCATCGCCGAGAACATCCGGCGCGGCGAGGCCGGGGAGCCGCTGTTGCATCTGGTCGACCGCGCCGCCGGATACTGA
- the mrdA gene encoding penicillin-binding protein 2: MRRSPRETAESARRISRRALILGGSQIAFASVLGLRMRHMQVDQADEFRLLAEENRINMRLIPPARGRIFDRNGRVIAENEPTYRITIVREDAGDVDDVIDRLSKLVALDPDDVQGARDEMKRTPPFIPVTIADRVSWADISRVAVNAPALPGVVTEVGLSRYYPQRELYAHVAGYVGPVSERDLSRYEDPPPVLRIPRFQIGKVGVESNHEEILRGSAGAKRVEVNAVGRVMRELDRREGEAGSDLQLTVDNRLQDYVQARLGTESASVVVMDVEKGDLLAIASAPSYDPNKFVRGISISDYGELRDNDHRPLASKTVQDAYPPGSTFKMVVVLAALEAGLVSPDDTVWCPGHLEVGGRRFHCWKRGGHGYVDLEQSLRESCDVYYYEMAMKIGIERIAEMARKLGLGISHDIPMSAVTAGLIPDKGWKKRERGADWVIGDSVNSSIGQGFVLSSPLQLAVMTARIATGREIMPRLLKSIDGVETPVTGGESLGLNENHLRQIRRGMYAVSNDRRGTGYRSRVIADGLRMAGKSGTSQVRNITAAERARGVISNADLPWNRRDHALWVNYAPFDAPKVAVAVVVEHGGGGSTAAAPIARDVTLQALYGENPPLDAYPTSDRSRIEAQQDRISREREEREAQRSTRA, translated from the coding sequence ATGAGACGAAGCCCCCGCGAGACCGCCGAAAGCGCCCGCCGCATCAGCCGCCGCGCGCTGATCCTTGGCGGCAGCCAGATCGCCTTTGCCTCGGTGCTGGGCCTGCGGATGCGCCACATGCAGGTTGATCAGGCCGACGAATTCCGCCTGCTGGCCGAGGAGAACCGCATCAACATGCGGCTGATCCCGCCCGCGCGGGGCCGGATCTTCGACCGCAACGGGCGGGTGATCGCCGAGAACGAACCGACATACCGCATCACCATCGTGCGCGAGGACGCGGGCGACGTCGACGACGTGATCGACCGGCTGTCGAAGCTGGTGGCGCTGGACCCGGACGACGTACAGGGCGCGCGCGACGAGATGAAGCGCACGCCGCCCTTCATCCCCGTCACCATCGCCGACCGCGTGTCATGGGCCGACATCAGCCGCGTCGCGGTGAACGCCCCCGCCCTGCCCGGCGTGGTGACAGAGGTCGGCCTGTCGCGCTACTATCCTCAGCGCGAGCTTTACGCCCACGTCGCGGGCTACGTCGGCCCGGTGTCCGAGCGCGACCTCTCGCGCTACGAGGACCCGCCCCCGGTGCTGCGCATCCCGCGCTTCCAGATCGGCAAGGTCGGCGTCGAGTCCAACCACGAGGAAATCCTGCGCGGCAGCGCCGGTGCCAAGCGGGTCGAGGTCAATGCCGTGGGCCGCGTCATGCGCGAGCTCGACCGCCGCGAGGGAGAGGCCGGGTCCGACCTGCAACTGACCGTGGACAACCGGCTTCAGGACTACGTGCAGGCGCGGCTGGGCACGGAAAGCGCCTCTGTCGTGGTGATGGACGTGGAAAAGGGCGACCTGCTGGCCATCGCTTCGGCGCCCTCTTACGACCCCAACAAGTTCGTGCGGGGCATCTCGATCAGCGACTACGGAGAGCTGCGCGACAACGACCACCGCCCGCTGGCGTCCAAGACAGTTCAGGACGCCTATCCGCCGGGGTCGACCTTCAAGATGGTCGTGGTGCTGGCGGCGCTGGAAGCGGGCTTGGTCTCGCCCGACGACACGGTCTGGTGCCCGGGCCACCTCGAAGTCGGCGGGCGCCGTTTCCACTGCTGGAAGCGCGGCGGCCACGGCTACGTCGACCTCGAACAGTCGCTGCGCGAAAGCTGCGACGTCTACTATTACGAGATGGCGATGAAGATCGGCATCGAGCGCATCGCCGAAATGGCCCGAAAACTGGGTCTGGGCATCTCGCATGATATCCCGATGTCCGCGGTCACCGCAGGCCTGATCCCCGACAAGGGGTGGAAGAAACGCGAGCGCGGGGCGGACTGGGTGATCGGCGACAGCGTCAATTCGTCCATCGGTCAGGGCTTCGTGCTGTCCTCGCCGCTGCAACTGGCGGTGATGACCGCGCGCATCGCAACCGGGCGCGAGATCATGCCGCGCTTGCTGAAAAGCATCGACGGGGTCGAGACCCCGGTCACCGGCGGCGAGAGCCTTGGCCTGAACGAAAATCACCTGCGGCAGATCCGGCGTGGCATGTATGCCGTGTCCAACGACCGGCGCGGCACCGGCTATCGGTCGCGGGTCATTGCGGACGGTCTGCGCATGGCGGGGAAGTCCGGCACCAGCCAGGTTCGAAACATCACCGCGGCGGAACGCGCGCGCGGCGTGATCTCCAACGCGGACCTGCCGTGGAACCGGCGCGACCACGCGTTGTGGGTCAACTATGCGCCCTTCGATGCGCCCAAGGTCGCGGTGGCGGTCGTGGTGGAACACGGCGGCGGCGGCTCGACCGCGGCGGCCCCGATCGCGCGGGACGTCACCCTGCAGGCCCTCTATGGCGAGAACCCGCCTCTGGACGCCTACCCGACCTCTGACCGCTCGCGCATCGAGGCGCAGCAGGACCGAATCTCGCGCGAGCGCGAGGAGCGCGAGGCACAGCGGAGCACGCGCGCGTGA
- a CDS encoding crotonase/enoyl-CoA hydratase family protein — MSGTSDLVRYELRGDVAILGLNRPDKRNAISDRFVESIAEAVARATREARAGVVHGHGKHFCAGLDLSEHSQKPLFEAVLGSRRWHSAFDTIERGRIPFVSAITGAAVGGGFELAASAHIRVAEEGAFFALPEGQRGIFVGGGGSVRIARLIGPARMGDMMLTGRSVSATEMERWGGVSYVVEPGKALQRGIEIAARMAQNAEFTNYAVINALPRIADMSSEDGLFAESMVASLATMTPEAQERLRDFLEKRADKVKAPDA, encoded by the coding sequence ATGTCCGGGACCTCGGATCTGGTTCGCTACGAGCTGCGTGGCGATGTCGCTATTCTGGGACTGAACCGGCCGGACAAGCGCAATGCCATCTCCGACCGCTTCGTCGAGTCCATCGCAGAGGCCGTCGCCCGCGCCACGCGCGAGGCCAGGGCGGGCGTGGTCCATGGCCATGGCAAACACTTCTGCGCCGGGCTCGACCTGTCGGAACATTCGCAGAAGCCGCTCTTCGAGGCGGTGCTGGGCTCTCGGCGCTGGCATTCCGCCTTCGACACCATCGAACGCGGGCGCATCCCCTTCGTCAGCGCCATCACCGGCGCGGCGGTGGGTGGCGGCTTTGAACTGGCCGCCTCGGCCCATATCCGGGTGGCCGAGGAGGGCGCCTTCTTCGCCCTGCCCGAAGGCCAGCGCGGCATCTTCGTGGGCGGGGGCGGCTCGGTCCGCATCGCCCGCCTGATCGGCCCGGCACGCATGGGGGACATGATGCTGACCGGGCGGTCGGTCTCGGCCACCGAGATGGAGCGCTGGGGCGGTGTCTCTTACGTGGTGGAACCGGGCAAGGCGCTGCAGCGCGGCATCGAGATCGCCGCCCGCATGGCGCAGAACGCCGAGTTCACCAACTACGCGGTGATCAACGCCCTGCCCCGGATCGCCGACATGTCCTCCGAAGACGGGCTCTTTGCCGAAAGCATGGTGGCCTCGCTCGCGACCATGACCCCCGAGGCGCAGGAGCGCCTGCGCGACTTCCTCGAGAAGCGCGCCGACAAGGTGAAGGCCCCCGATGCCTGA
- the rodA gene encoding rod shape-determining protein RodA → MTYLEYNVKTVPSGWRKVLHLNWPLVILLSTVAAVGFLMLYSVAGGSWGPWAEPQMKRYALGLAAMFVVAMVPIWFWRGMSLIVYAVALGLLVMVEFFGAVGMGAQRWIDIGFMRLQPSELMKLAMVVLLAAYYDWLPISKTSRPFWVLLPIIIILAPTGLVLTQPDLGTAILLLTAGALMMFLAGVHWLYFATVGAAAVGGVWAVFQSRGTDWQLLKEYQFRRIDTFLDPSTDPLGAGYHITQAKIAMGSGGWTGRGFMQGTQSRLNFLPEKHTDFIFNTLAEEFGFVGGVSLLLLYVLILIFCVIAAMQNRDRFSSLVILGVGLTFFLFFAVNMSMVMGLAPVVGVPLPLVSYGGSAMLVLMIGFGLVQSAHIHRPR, encoded by the coding sequence GTGACCTACCTTGAATACAACGTCAAGACGGTGCCCTCGGGCTGGCGCAAGGTGCTGCACCTGAACTGGCCGCTGGTGATCCTGCTGTCGACGGTGGCAGCGGTGGGGTTCCTGATGCTCTATTCCGTCGCGGGCGGGTCATGGGGCCCCTGGGCGGAACCGCAGATGAAACGCTATGCACTGGGACTGGCCGCGATGTTCGTGGTCGCCATGGTGCCGATCTGGTTCTGGCGCGGCATGTCGCTGATCGTCTACGCCGTTGCGCTGGGCCTGCTGGTCATGGTCGAGTTCTTCGGCGCGGTCGGCATGGGCGCGCAGCGCTGGATCGACATCGGCTTCATGCGGCTTCAGCCATCGGAGCTGATGAAACTGGCCATGGTCGTCCTGCTGGCCGCCTATTACGACTGGCTGCCGATCTCGAAGACCTCGCGGCCCTTCTGGGTGCTGCTGCCCATCATCATCATCCTTGCGCCGACCGGGCTGGTCCTCACGCAGCCCGACCTTGGCACGGCGATCCTGCTGCTGACGGCGGGGGCGCTGATGATGTTTCTCGCGGGTGTGCACTGGCTCTACTTCGCCACCGTGGGCGCAGCGGCGGTGGGTGGCGTCTGGGCCGTCTTCCAGAGCCGGGGCACCGACTGGCAACTGCTGAAGGAATACCAGTTCCGGCGCATCGACACCTTCCTCGACCCCTCGACAGACCCCCTCGGCGCGGGCTACCACATCACGCAGGCCAAGATCGCCATGGGGTCCGGCGGCTGGACCGGCCGCGGCTTCATGCAGGGCACCCAGTCGCGGCTGAACTTCCTGCCGGAAAAGCACACCGACTTCATCTTCAACACGCTGGCGGAAGAGTTCGGCTTTGTCGGCGGCGTGTCGCTTCTGCTGCTTTACGTGCTGATCCTGATCTTCTGCGTGATCGCCGCCATGCAGAACCGCGACCGCTTTTCCTCGCTGGTGATCCTTGGCGTCGGGCTGACCTTTTTCCTGTTCTTCGCAGTCAACATGTCGATGGTCATGGGTCTGGCGCCCGTCGTGGGGGTGCCGCTGCCGCTGGTCAGCTACGGCGGGTCGGCCATGCTGGTGCTGATGATCGGCTTTGGCCTCGTGCAAAGCGCGCATATCCACCGCCCGCGTTGA
- a CDS encoding amidohydrolase family protein — MNFDELVAFDIHTHAEEPCCGPRDDGYDDFQAAMAKYFRNPAGASGMLPSVQQTAEYFRERKIGAVIFPVDAERETGFRRYSNEEVAEIAAENDDILVPFASIDPAKGKAGAREARRLVREFGVKGFKFHPTMQGFYPNERWAYPIYEAIAEEGAIMLFHTGQTGVGSGMRGGMGMRLKYSNPVHVDDVAVDFPDTPIVLAHPSFPWTEEGLMVAQHKPNVYIDMSGWSPKYFPPLFVQYANTILKKKMLFGSDWPAITPDRWLSDFEGLEIRDEVRPLILKENARRLLGM, encoded by the coding sequence CTGAATTTCGACGAGCTTGTCGCCTTCGACATCCACACCCACGCCGAGGAACCCTGCTGCGGGCCGCGCGACGACGGCTACGACGACTTTCAGGCGGCCATGGCAAAGTACTTCCGCAACCCGGCAGGGGCGTCCGGGATGCTGCCCTCGGTCCAGCAGACCGCCGAATACTTCCGAGAGCGCAAGATCGGCGCGGTGATCTTCCCCGTCGATGCCGAGCGCGAAACCGGCTTCCGGCGTTACTCCAACGAAGAGGTGGCCGAGATCGCCGCCGAGAACGACGACATCCTCGTGCCCTTCGCCTCCATCGACCCGGCCAAGGGCAAGGCGGGCGCCCGCGAGGCGCGGCGGCTGGTGCGCGAGTTCGGCGTCAAGGGCTTCAAGTTCCACCCCACGATGCAGGGTTTCTACCCCAACGAACGCTGGGCCTACCCGATCTACGAGGCGATTGCCGAGGAAGGCGCGATCATGCTCTTCCACACCGGGCAGACCGGCGTGGGCTCGGGGATGCGCGGCGGTATGGGGATGCGGCTGAAATACTCTAACCCAGTACACGTCGACGATGTGGCGGTGGATTTTCCCGACACGCCGATCGTCCTCGCGCATCCGTCCTTTCCGTGGACCGAAGAGGGGCTGATGGTCGCCCAGCACAAGCCCAACGTCTACATCGACATGTCCGGGTGGTCTCCGAAGTACTTCCCGCCTCTCTTCGTGCAATACGCCAACACGATCCTGAAGAAGAAAATGCTCTTCGGCTCGGACTGGCCCGCGATCACGCCGGACCGCTGGCTGTCGGACTTCGAAGGGCTGGAGATCCGCGACGAGGTGCGCCCGCTGATCCTGAAGGAAAACGCGCGGCGTCTCTTGGGCATGTAA
- a CDS encoding TAXI family TRAP transporter solute-binding subunit, protein MKHTVLGFAAVAGLAFGGAAQAQEFISIGTGGVTGVYYPTGGAICRLVNKDRKEHGIRCAVESTGGSVYNINTIKAGELEFGVAQSDWQYHAYNGSSQFEGDAAFPDLRAVFSVHPEPFTLLARADAGVEKFEDLAGKRVNVGNPGSGQRATMEVVMEAFGIGMDDLALATEYKGSEMAQQLCDGNIDAMIYTVGHPAAAIQEATTTCDVKLIDVVGEPIDKLVADNPYYRVATIPGGMYEGNDEDTTTFGVGATFVTSASVPEDTVYVVAKAVMENISDFQQLHPAFADLKPEEMVKDGLSAPLHPGAEKAYKELGLME, encoded by the coding sequence ATGAAACATACGGTACTCGGCTTTGCCGCGGTTGCGGGCCTCGCCTTCGGCGGCGCGGCGCAGGCGCAAGAGTTCATCTCGATCGGCACCGGCGGCGTCACGGGCGTCTACTACCCGACCGGCGGCGCGATCTGCCGCCTGGTGAACAAGGACCGCAAAGAGCACGGCATCCGCTGCGCCGTCGAATCGACCGGCGGTTCGGTCTACAACATCAACACCATCAAGGCGGGCGAGCTGGAATTCGGCGTCGCGCAGTCCGACTGGCAGTACCACGCCTACAACGGCTCCTCGCAGTTCGAAGGCGATGCGGCCTTCCCCGACCTGCGCGCGGTCTTCTCGGTTCACCCCGAACCCTTCACCCTACTGGCCCGTGCCGATGCAGGCGTCGAGAAGTTCGAGGATCTTGCCGGCAAGCGCGTGAACGTGGGCAACCCCGGTTCCGGCCAGCGCGCCACCATGGAAGTCGTCATGGAAGCCTTCGGCATCGGCATGGACGACCTTGCGCTCGCAACCGAGTACAAGGGTTCGGAGATGGCGCAGCAGCTGTGCGACGGCAACATCGACGCGATGATCTACACCGTGGGTCACCCGGCCGCCGCCATTCAGGAAGCCACCACCACCTGCGACGTTAAACTGATCGACGTCGTGGGCGAGCCGATCGACAAGCTGGTCGCGGACAACCCCTACTACCGCGTCGCGACCATCCCCGGCGGCATGTACGAGGGCAACGACGAGGACACCACGACCTTCGGCGTCGGCGCGACCTTCGTGACCTCTGCCTCGGTCCCCGAGGACACCGTCTACGTCGTGGCCAAGGCCGTGATGGAAAACATCTCGGACTTCCAGCAGCTGCACCCGGCCTTCGCCGACCTCAAGCCCGAGGAAATGGTCAAGGACGGCCTGTCGGCTCCGCTGCACCCCGGTGCGGAAAAGGCCTACAAGGAACTGGGCCTGATGGAATAA
- a CDS encoding MarR family winged helix-turn-helix transcriptional regulator gives MPEGPASSDTPDMRTEDGVRLGPLSDSLGFLLRIAQLQAFRDFYEGFETFGLRPGEMTVLLLIAENPGIRQGLLARALMIKRAHMTKMVQGFEEAGLVRRTVPDSDRRSVELWLTEAGAGRVRAVRGPLLAHEARSGSGMTPEDAATLRSLLQRYLRLDAEP, from the coding sequence ATGCCTGAAGGCCCCGCCTCTTCTGACACGCCCGACATGCGGACGGAGGACGGGGTGCGCCTTGGTCCCCTGTCCGACAGCCTCGGGTTCCTGCTGCGCATCGCACAACTGCAGGCCTTTCGCGATTTCTACGAGGGGTTCGAGACCTTCGGCCTGCGCCCCGGCGAGATGACGGTCCTGTTGCTGATCGCCGAGAACCCCGGCATCCGGCAGGGCCTGCTGGCGCGCGCGCTGATGATCAAGCGCGCGCATATGACCAAGATGGTGCAGGGCTTCGAAGAGGCCGGTCTGGTGCGCCGCACCGTGCCCGACAGCGACCGCCGGTCGGTCGAGCTGTGGCTGACCGAAGCGGGTGCCGGACGCGTGCGCGCGGTGCGCGGCCCGCTTCTGGCGCATGAGGCGCGCAGCGGCTCCGGCATGACGCCCGAGGATGCCGCCACCCTGCGCAGCCTGCTGCAACGCTACCTGCGGCTCGACGCCGAGCCCTGA